The proteins below are encoded in one region of Mauremys reevesii isolate NIE-2019 linkage group 15, ASM1616193v1, whole genome shotgun sequence:
- the LOC120383968 gene encoding zinc finger protein 239-like — protein MGRYQEELKGISSRVVREAARKIVDKSICCGRGCRNLKETISQQGIQMGERKNTSTEFGKSFNDSSHRPRQQRTLTGERPFKCLDCGKSFNLSSNLLTHQRTHTGERPYKCLDCGKSFSLSSNLLTHRRHHTGERPYKCLDCGKSFIQSSDLISHQRLHTGERPYKCLDCGKSFIQSSHLIRHQSLHLGEKPHKCLICGKNFTQKSHLIRHQGIHTGEEPYKCTDCGETFVQSSQLIVHQRIHTGEKPFKCLDCGKTFSRSSHLIVHQRTHTGEKPYKCLDCGKSFSVNSNLITHQRTHTGERPYKCLDCGKSFQRSSHLIKHQKIHTAKRT, from the coding sequence atgggacgttatcaggaagaacTGAAGGGAATTTCTTCCAGAGTCGTAAGAGAAGCAGCTAGGAAAATAGTGGATAAATCTATTTGTTGTGGGAGAGGCTGCAGGAATCTCAAGGAAACCATATCCCAGCAAggaatccaaatgggagagagaaaaaacacatcCACTGAGTTTGGAAAAAGTTTTAATGACAGCTCACACCGTCCTAGACAGCAGAGAACGCTCACAGGGGAAAGACCCttcaagtgcttggactgtgggaaaagcttcaatctgagctcaaaccttcttacccaccagagaactcacacaggagagcgaccttataaatgcttggactgtgggaaaagtttcagccTGAGCTCAAACCTTCTCACACACCGGCGACACCACACGGGAGAGCGACCCTATAAATGCTTGgactgcgggaaaagtttcattcaGAGCTCTGATCTTATTTCACATCAACgactccacacaggagagagaccctataaatgccttgactgtgggaaaagttttattcagagctcacaccttattagacatcagagtcTCCATTTGGGAGAGAAACCCCATAAGTGCCTCATCTGTGGGAAAAATTTCACTCAGAAGTCACACCTTATTAGACACCagggaatccacacaggagaggagCCCTATAAGTGCACTGACTGTGGGGAAACATTCGTTCAGAGCTCACAGCTTATTgtgcatcagagaatccatacgGGAGAGAAACCTtttaaatgcttggactgtgggaaaaccttcagtcggagTTCCCACCTTATTGtgcatcagagaacccacacaggagagaagccctataaatgcttggactgtgggaaaagttttagtGTCAACTCAAaccttatcacgcatcagaggacccacacaggagagagaccctataagtgcctggactgtgggaaaagtttccagCGGAGCTCACatcttattaaacatcagaaaatccacacggCAAAGAGGACCTGA